A window from Streptomyces sp. NBC_00299 encodes these proteins:
- a CDS encoding acetolactate synthase large subunit: MPMTEQATGAHHPQPRPRSGGHQSAPEHVTGAQSLIRSLEEVGADTVFGIPGGAILPAYDPLMDSTRVRHVLVRHEQGAGHAATGYAQATGRVGVCMATSGPGATNLVTPIADAHMDSVPLVAITGQVASKAIGTDAFQEADIVGITMPITKHNFLVTKAEDIPRVIAQAFHIASTGRPGPVLVDIAKDALQAKTTFSWPPTMDLPGYRPVTKPHAKQIREAAKLITAARRPVLYVGGGVLKAGATAELKVLAELTGAPVTTTLMALGAFPDSHPLHVGMPGMHGAVTAVTALQKADLIVALGARFDDRVTGKLDSFAPFAKIVHADIDPAEIGKNRDADVPIVGDAREVIADLVQAVQKEHAEGHQGDYSAWWKDLSRWRDTYPLGYDQPDDGSLSPQQVIERIGQLAPEGTVFAAGVGQHQMWAAHFIQYEKPATWLNSGGAGTMGYAVPAAMGAKAGAPEKAVWAIDGDGCFQMTNQELTTCALNNIPIKVAIINNGALGMVRQWQTLFYNQRYSNTVLHSGPEADGKQPSAGTRVPDFVKLSEAMGCYAIRCESPEDLDKVIEEANSINDRPVVVDFIVHEDAMVWPMVAAGTSNDEIMAARDVRPDFGDNEDD, translated from the coding sequence ATGCCGATGACCGAGCAGGCCACCGGGGCCCATCACCCGCAGCCCCGGCCCCGATCCGGAGGACACCAGTCCGCCCCCGAGCACGTCACGGGTGCGCAGTCCCTCATCCGTTCGCTCGAGGAGGTCGGCGCCGACACGGTATTCGGCATTCCGGGTGGTGCGATCCTTCCGGCGTACGACCCGCTGATGGACTCCACCAGGGTGCGCCACGTCCTGGTCCGCCATGAGCAGGGCGCAGGTCACGCCGCCACCGGCTACGCGCAGGCCACCGGCAGGGTCGGCGTCTGCATGGCCACCTCGGGACCGGGCGCCACCAACCTGGTCACGCCGATCGCCGACGCCCACATGGACTCGGTGCCGCTCGTGGCGATCACCGGGCAGGTGGCCTCCAAGGCGATCGGTACGGACGCCTTCCAGGAGGCGGACATCGTCGGCATCACCATGCCGATCACCAAGCACAACTTCCTGGTCACCAAGGCCGAGGACATCCCGCGGGTGATCGCGCAGGCGTTCCACATCGCCTCCACCGGCCGCCCCGGCCCGGTCCTGGTCGACATCGCCAAGGACGCCCTCCAGGCGAAGACGACCTTCTCCTGGCCGCCGACCATGGACCTGCCCGGCTACCGGCCCGTCACCAAGCCGCACGCCAAGCAGATCCGCGAGGCCGCCAAGCTGATCACCGCGGCCAGGCGGCCCGTCCTCTACGTCGGCGGCGGCGTCCTCAAGGCCGGCGCCACCGCCGAGCTGAAGGTCCTCGCCGAACTCACCGGAGCGCCCGTCACCACCACCCTGATGGCGCTCGGCGCATTCCCCGACAGCCACCCGCTGCACGTGGGAATGCCGGGCATGCACGGTGCGGTCACCGCCGTCACCGCGCTGCAGAAGGCCGACCTGATCGTCGCCCTCGGAGCCCGCTTCGACGACCGCGTCACCGGCAAGCTGGACAGCTTCGCCCCGTTCGCCAAGATCGTCCACGCCGACATCGACCCGGCCGAGATCGGCAAGAACCGCGACGCCGACGTGCCGATCGTCGGTGACGCCCGCGAGGTCATCGCCGACCTCGTCCAGGCCGTGCAGAAGGAGCACGCCGAGGGCCACCAGGGCGACTACAGCGCCTGGTGGAAGGACCTCAGCCGCTGGCGCGACACCTACCCGCTGGGCTACGACCAGCCCGACGACGGCTCGCTGTCCCCGCAGCAGGTCATCGAGCGGATCGGCCAACTCGCGCCGGAGGGCACGGTCTTCGCGGCGGGCGTCGGCCAGCACCAGATGTGGGCCGCGCACTTCATCCAGTACGAGAAGCCGGCCACCTGGCTCAACTCCGGCGGCGCGGGGACGATGGGCTACGCCGTTCCGGCCGCGATGGGCGCCAAGGCCGGCGCGCCGGAGAAGGCGGTCTGGGCGATCGACGGTGACGGCTGCTTCCAGATGACCAACCAGGAACTCACCACCTGCGCCCTGAACAACATCCCGATCAAGGTCGCCATCATCAACAACGGCGCCCTCGGGATGGTCCGCCAGTGGCAGACCCTCTTCTACAACCAGCGCTACTCCAACACCGTGCTGCACTCCGGCCCCGAGGCCGACGGCAAGCAGCCGAGCGCCGGCACCCGGGTCCCCGACTTCGTGAAGCTGTCGGAGGCCATGGGCTGCTACGCGATCCGCTGCGAGTCGCCGGAGGACCTCGACAAGGTCATCGAGGAGGCGAACTCCATCAACGACCGCCCCGTCGTCGTCGACTTCATCGTCCACGAGGACGCGATGGTCTGGCCGATGGTCGCCGCCGGCACCTCCAACGACGAGATCATGGCCGCCCGGGACGTCCGCCCCGACTTCGGCGACAACGAAGACGACTGA
- a CDS encoding putative bifunctional diguanylate cyclase/phosphodiesterase: protein MSSPPPSTTTLDAGLRAQPSSAALLPGPSFLGGGSGLVPQLVLALVCAGYAIGSALGWGSEQLALIMGDFGLAAAAGAAAVSCFRYARSRRIRFRPAWLLFALSSAMAALGNLVWGWYEVVLQRPVPSPSYADGFFLCFAPPAIVGLLVLAKRPVTKAGWVCLALDAWLIGGSLLTLAWSLALAQAAKIDSNGGASVAHTALSLAYPLLDIALVSMVLALHFRRSSANRTAVNTAIGALALTVMCDALFTSPLMHNSYRSGQLLDAGWFAGSLLLAYAPWAAPRHGDGERQEGTGHTRVVHEHVPGQRGGSHHHTPAPGGDHSRYPVTRPIAGSLAALTPYLAAAVCTLGILYNVLNGRSVDRVVLITGGTVVLALVMRQGIMLLDNITLTQELAQKENHFRSLVQGSSDVIMIAAPNGILRYVSPAAAGVYGCSAEELVGTELANLIHPEDLGCVVHEVRRFLAASPLEEPTTRIECRFRSGDDGWLNVESTVNRHHGGLIFNSRDVTERVRLQAQLQHNAEHDPLTDLPNRALFTRRVQQALSGRRASDRGIALRNTAVLFIDLDGFKGVNDTIGHQAGDDLLVQAARRLQDAVRGGDTASRLGGDEFAALIAGDNTRDRTARERHILELADRLRLTLSQPYLIDGNDVRVNASIGVAFAEPGLGAGELLRNADLAMYRAKAGGKGRVELYKPQMQQDVVRKAELATRLRAALHDGEFALLHQPVVCLDSGRIASVVTQARWRSSQGVLFTPAEFLRVSEDSDKTAELGRWMLEEAVEQAAERTATGLAVPVAVRVGARRLLDRSMPLGSIEALLTRHGLPSGSLIIELSDLDHRVSLDELERRLSGLHRLGVRVALDGFGSGYAAITALRRLPVDVLKLDRGLVEGVVESARLHKITSGLLRIAGDLGLQSVADGVDLPEQVVALRAMGCTHGQGMAFSGPLDEYRLRRALSSGQYPVPHGPAEPAFAGGVRGERAVERGSGVYTGGVPAVLGGGSGLRSHNETPVPPT, encoded by the coding sequence GTGAGCTCGCCACCGCCCTCCACGACGACGTTGGACGCGGGGCTGCGGGCTCAGCCCTCGTCGGCGGCGCTGCTGCCCGGTCCGTCGTTCCTCGGCGGCGGCTCGGGGCTGGTTCCGCAGCTCGTTCTGGCCCTGGTGTGCGCGGGATACGCCATCGGTTCCGCACTCGGCTGGGGCTCGGAGCAACTTGCGCTGATCATGGGCGACTTCGGGCTGGCCGCGGCGGCGGGCGCCGCCGCCGTGTCCTGCTTCCGCTACGCCCGTAGCCGCCGTATCCGCTTTCGGCCCGCCTGGCTGCTGTTCGCCCTCTCCTCGGCGATGGCCGCCCTCGGCAACCTGGTCTGGGGATGGTACGAGGTCGTCCTGCAGCGCCCCGTGCCCAGCCCCTCGTACGCCGACGGGTTCTTCCTGTGCTTCGCGCCGCCCGCCATCGTGGGACTCCTGGTGCTGGCCAAGCGCCCGGTGACGAAGGCCGGCTGGGTCTGCCTGGCGTTGGACGCCTGGCTGATCGGCGGCTCGCTGCTGACGCTGGCATGGAGCCTCGCCCTCGCCCAGGCGGCCAAGATCGACTCGAACGGCGGGGCCAGCGTGGCGCACACCGCGCTCTCGCTCGCCTACCCGCTGCTCGACATCGCCCTGGTCAGCATGGTGCTCGCGCTGCACTTCCGCCGCTCGTCGGCGAACCGCACCGCGGTCAACACCGCGATCGGCGCGCTCGCCCTGACCGTGATGTGCGACGCCCTGTTCACCTCGCCGCTGATGCACAACAGCTACCGCTCCGGCCAACTGCTCGACGCGGGCTGGTTCGCCGGCTCACTGCTGCTGGCGTACGCCCCGTGGGCCGCGCCCCGGCACGGAGACGGTGAGCGGCAGGAAGGCACGGGGCACACGCGCGTGGTGCACGAGCACGTGCCCGGACAGCGCGGTGGAAGCCACCACCACACGCCCGCGCCGGGAGGCGATCACAGCCGGTACCCGGTCACCCGGCCGATCGCCGGCTCCCTCGCCGCCCTCACGCCGTACCTCGCGGCCGCCGTCTGCACGCTGGGGATCCTGTACAACGTCCTCAACGGCCGCAGCGTCGACCGAGTCGTGCTCATCACCGGCGGCACCGTCGTGCTCGCCCTCGTGATGCGCCAGGGCATCATGCTGCTCGACAACATCACCCTCACCCAGGAACTGGCGCAGAAGGAGAACCACTTCCGCTCCCTGGTGCAGGGCTCCAGCGACGTCATCATGATCGCCGCACCCAACGGCATCCTCCGGTACGTCTCCCCGGCCGCCGCCGGGGTCTACGGCTGCTCCGCGGAGGAGCTGGTGGGCACGGAACTGGCCAATCTCATCCACCCGGAGGACCTGGGCTGCGTGGTGCACGAGGTGCGCCGCTTCCTCGCCGCCAGCCCACTTGAGGAACCCACTACGCGCATCGAGTGCCGCTTCCGGTCCGGAGACGACGGCTGGCTCAACGTCGAGTCAACCGTCAACCGCCACCACGGTGGCCTCATCTTCAACAGCCGGGACGTGACCGAAAGAGTGCGCCTGCAGGCGCAGCTCCAGCACAACGCCGAGCACGACCCGCTCACCGACCTGCCCAACCGGGCGCTGTTCACCAGGCGGGTCCAGCAGGCCCTGTCCGGCCGCCGCGCCTCCGACCGTGGCATCGCCCTGCGCAACACCGCCGTCCTCTTCATCGACCTCGACGGCTTCAAGGGCGTCAACGACACCATCGGCCACCAGGCCGGGGACGACCTGCTCGTCCAGGCCGCCCGCAGACTCCAGGACGCCGTCCGGGGCGGGGACACGGCATCCCGGCTGGGCGGCGACGAGTTCGCGGCCCTGATCGCCGGGGACAACACCCGCGACCGCACCGCCCGCGAACGGCACATCCTGGAGCTCGCCGACCGCCTCAGGCTGACGCTGTCGCAGCCGTACCTCATCGACGGCAACGATGTCCGTGTCAACGCCTCCATCGGCGTCGCCTTCGCCGAGCCCGGCCTCGGCGCGGGCGAGCTGCTGCGCAACGCCGACCTGGCGATGTACCGCGCGAAGGCCGGCGGCAAGGGCCGGGTCGAGCTCTACAAGCCGCAGATGCAGCAGGACGTCGTACGGAAGGCGGAGCTGGCCACGCGTCTGCGGGCCGCGCTGCACGACGGCGAGTTCGCGCTGCTGCACCAGCCGGTGGTGTGTCTGGACAGCGGCCGGATCGCATCGGTCGTCACCCAGGCGCGCTGGCGGTCCTCGCAAGGGGTGCTGTTCACGCCCGCCGAGTTCCTGCGGGTGTCCGAGGACAGCGACAAGACCGCCGAGCTGGGCCGCTGGATGCTGGAGGAGGCCGTGGAGCAGGCCGCCGAGCGCACCGCGACCGGGCTCGCCGTACCCGTCGCTGTGCGGGTGGGCGCGCGCCGGCTGCTGGACCGGTCGATGCCGCTCGGCTCGATCGAGGCGCTGCTGACCCGGCACGGGCTGCCGTCCGGGTCGCTGATCATCGAGCTGTCGGATCTGGACCACCGTGTCTCACTGGACGAACTGGAGCGCCGCCTGAGCGGTCTGCACCGACTCGGCGTCCGGGTCGCCCTGGACGGCTTCGGCAGCGGATACGCGGCGATCACGGCCCTGCGCCGGCTCCCCGTCGACGTACTCAAACTCGACCGCGGTCTGGTCGAGGGTGTCGTCGAGTCCGCGCGGCTGCACAAGATCACCAGTGGGCTGCTGCGGATCGCCGGGGACCTGGGGCTGCAGTCCGTGGCCGACGGCGTGGACCTGCCGGAACAGGTCGTCGCCCTGCGCGCGATGGGATGCACGCACGGGCAGGGCATGGCGTTCTCCGGGCCGCTGGACGAGTACCGGCTGCGTCGGGCGCTCAGTTCCGGCCAGTATCCGGTGCCGCACGGACCGGCCGAGCCCGCCTTCGCGGGCGGCGTGAGAGGTGAACGAGCCGTGGAGAGGGGCTCGGGGGTGTACACCGGTGGTGTGCCCGCTGTTCTCGGAGGCGGAAGTGGCCTGCGCTCACATAATGAGACTCCCGTCCCACCCACTTGA
- a CDS encoding 2-hydroxyacid dehydrogenase → MTADVWLPIPPEEIEGLPEGPHYRFWNGEETFPADPAECAFYVVPYMKPPGIGQRPLPEMTSVDVVQTLSAGIDHVESGLKHLHPGVRLCNARGVHEASTAELTLTLILASLRGVPDFVRAQDRGEWLSGFRPALADKNVLIVGYGSIGAAIEDRLAPFELARVARVARSERTTARGPVLPLTELSAVLPEADVVILSTPLTAATRHLVDADFLARMKDGALLVNVARGGVVDTKALLTELETGRITAALDVTDPEPLPREHPLWRAPGVLISPHVGGPTSAFLPRAKRLLVDQLTRYVNREPLRNVILTTGAAGA, encoded by the coding sequence ATGACTGCTGACGTGTGGCTCCCCATCCCACCGGAAGAGATCGAGGGCCTCCCGGAGGGCCCGCACTACCGCTTCTGGAACGGCGAGGAGACTTTCCCCGCCGACCCGGCCGAGTGCGCCTTCTACGTCGTCCCCTACATGAAGCCGCCGGGAATCGGTCAGCGTCCCCTGCCGGAAATGACCTCCGTGGACGTCGTGCAGACGCTTTCCGCCGGTATCGATCACGTGGAGTCAGGCCTGAAGCACCTGCATCCGGGCGTGCGGCTGTGCAACGCGCGCGGGGTGCACGAGGCGAGCACCGCCGAGCTCACGCTCACACTGATCCTCGCCTCGCTGCGCGGCGTCCCCGACTTCGTGCGGGCCCAGGACAGAGGGGAGTGGCTGAGCGGATTCCGGCCCGCGCTGGCGGACAAGAACGTCCTCATCGTGGGATACGGCTCGATCGGCGCCGCCATCGAGGACCGGCTCGCACCCTTTGAACTCGCGCGGGTGGCGCGCGTCGCGCGCTCTGAGCGCACCACGGCGCGCGGACCCGTGCTTCCGCTCACCGAACTGTCCGCCGTGCTTCCGGAAGCGGACGTCGTCATCCTCTCCACGCCCCTCACAGCAGCCACCCGGCACCTGGTCGACGCCGACTTCCTCGCCCGCATGAAGGACGGCGCGCTGTTGGTCAACGTCGCGCGTGGCGGCGTCGTGGACACGAAGGCGCTGCTGACGGAGCTGGAGACCGGGCGCATCACCGCGGCCCTGGACGTCACCGACCCCGAGCCGCTGCCCCGGGAGCACCCCCTGTGGCGTGCGCCGGGCGTGCTGATCAGCCCGCACGTGGGCGGACCGACGTCGGCGTTCCTGCCGCGCGCCAAGCGGTTGCTGGTGGACCAGTTGACTCGTTACGTGAACCGTGAGCCCCTTCGCAACGTGATCCTTACGACGGGCGCGGCGGGCGCGTGA
- a CDS encoding aldo/keto reductase: protein MERRTIGAAALAVGAVGLGCMPMSWAYSTSRQRGEESLRAVHRALDLGSTLLDTADMYGPFTNELLLGRVLKERRQDAFVSTKVGLLVGEQHIVANGRPGYVKRACDASLRRLQTDVIDLYQLHRADPEIPVEETWGAMAELVQAGKVRALGLCAVGARGGRRSGTRLHDATIRQLQRVQQVFPVSAVQAELSVWSPEALETLLPWCEARGIGFLAAMPLGNGFLTGRLTPGEGFEPDDVRARHPRFTAEMMAANQPIIAGLRRIASRHGEGVMPAQVALAWVLAQGRHVVTVPGAKQERWVSENAAAGELRLTETDLAEVAELPGALGSWD from the coding sequence GTGGAGCGCAGGACGATCGGCGCGGCGGCGCTCGCGGTGGGAGCCGTCGGACTCGGGTGCATGCCGATGAGCTGGGCCTACAGCACGTCGCGGCAGCGGGGCGAGGAGTCGCTCAGGGCGGTGCACCGGGCTCTCGATCTGGGCTCGACCCTGCTGGACACGGCCGATATGTACGGCCCGTTCACCAACGAGCTGCTGTTGGGGCGGGTGTTGAAGGAGCGCCGCCAGGACGCGTTCGTGTCGACCAAGGTCGGCCTGCTCGTGGGCGAACAGCACATCGTGGCCAACGGCCGTCCCGGCTATGTGAAGCGCGCCTGCGACGCTTCTCTGCGCCGCCTGCAGACAGACGTCATCGACCTCTACCAACTGCATCGCGCCGACCCCGAAATACCGGTCGAGGAGACCTGGGGCGCGATGGCGGAACTCGTTCAAGCCGGAAAGGTACGGGCGTTGGGCCTGTGCGCGGTGGGCGCGCGCGGTGGGCGCCGCTCGGGAACCCGTCTGCACGACGCGACGATCCGCCAGTTGCAGCGGGTACAGCAGGTCTTTCCGGTGAGCGCCGTACAGGCGGAGCTGTCGGTGTGGTCGCCGGAGGCCCTGGAGACGCTGCTGCCGTGGTGCGAGGCCCGCGGCATCGGCTTCCTGGCCGCGATGCCACTGGGCAACGGCTTCCTGACCGGCAGGCTGACCCCCGGCGAGGGCTTCGAACCGGACGACGTCCGCGCCCGCCACCCGCGCTTCACCGCGGAGATGATGGCGGCCAACCAGCCCATAATCGCCGGCCTGCGCCGCATCGCGTCCCGCCACGGGGAGGGCGTCATGCCGGCGCAGGTGGCACTGGCGTGGGTACTGGCCCAGGGGCGGCACGTGGTCACGGTGCCGGGCGCGAAGCAGGAGCGCTGGGTGAGCGAGAACGCGGCGGCCGGCGAGTTGCGGCTGACGGAGACGGACCTGGCGGAGGTGGCGGAGTTGCC